The Candidatus Parcubacteria bacterium genome contains a region encoding:
- a CDS encoding polyprenyl synthetase family protein, with product MKNSKEINSYLNKIVKIIDPAVKEILTSYVSKSNREIVNYQVSVGGKRLRPALAIINCQMLGGKVKDILYPAAGLEILHNYSLIIDDIIDNDRVRRGKTTCWAKFGKSIAQCISVDYAAAIFQAANKSKAPIKISELFAKSLKNIVDGEILDILFEKSGREDEPYIIENRYKTISEKDYLDMVKKKTAVLFQNTCELGGVCAKASHKQLNALKNYGLNLGIAFQVKDDILDIFGEEKKFGKKIGKDIKEKKRGNIVILLALKELNSTDKNQLSNILKKKKITQKDIKKAVRIIKKTNAGDLSLEFGKKYVQKAKSNLGLLPKNKWNSLLQEMTEFTITREK from the coding sequence ATGAAAAATTCAAAAGAAATAAATTCTTATTTGAATAAAATAGTGAAAATTATTGACCCGGCGGTTAAGGAAATTTTAACTTCTTATGTCAGTAAAAGTAATAGAGAGATTGTTAATTATCAAGTTTCTGTTGGTGGAAAAAGATTAAGGCCTGCTTTAGCTATAATTAACTGTCAAATGCTTGGAGGAAAAGTAAAGGATATACTGTATCCTGCTGCTGGCTTGGAAATTCTCCATAATTATTCTTTAATTATTGATGATATAATTGATAATGACAGAGTTAGAAGAGGAAAGACGACTTGTTGGGCTAAATTTGGCAAATCAATCGCTCAATGTATCAGTGTTGACTATGCAGCTGCTATTTTCCAGGCAGCAAACAAATCAAAAGCGCCAATCAAAATTTCTGAACTTTTCGCCAAAAGTTTAAAGAATATTGTAGATGGCGAAATTTTAGATATTTTATTTGAAAAATCAGGCAGAGAAGATGAACCGTATATTATAGAGAACCGCTATAAAACTATTAGCGAGAAAGATTATCTTGATATGGTCAAAAAGAAAACAGCGGTTTTGTTTCAGAATACTTGCGAGCTTGGAGGAGTTTGCGCCAAAGCAAGCCATAAGCAATTAAATGCTTTAAAGAATTATGGGCTTAATTTGGGCATAGCTTTTCAAGTTAAAGACGACATTTTAGATATTTTTGGCGAAGAGAAAAAATTTGGTAAAAAAATTGGCAAAGATATTAAAGAAAAAAAGAGAGGGAATATAGTCATCTTATTGGCTTTAAAAGAACTAAACTCTACTGATAAAAATCAGCTTTCCAATATTTTGAAAAAGAAAAAAATTACTCAAAAAGATATCAAAAAAGCGGTTAGAATAATTAAAAAAACAAATGCCGGTGATTTGTCTCTAGAATTTGGAAAGAAATATGTTCAAAAAGCGAAAAGTAATTTAGGGCTTTTGCCAAAGAATAAATGGAATAGTCTCTTGCAGGAAATGACCGAATTCACTATCACCCGCGAGAAATAA